Proteins found in one Pontibacter sp. SGAir0037 genomic segment:
- a CDS encoding dihydrofolate reductase family protein: MRKISLFIAMSLDGYIAKPNDDLSFLKLVEKEGEDYGYAAFTNTIDTLIIGRRTYDYVLKEIGPSHYDNGQRDVYVITRTERPQVGRTVFYTGNITELVKRLKSEKGKNIYCDGGAEVINELLKHDLIDEFIISVIPVLLGNGTRLFKDDRPEQILEFIEAKTFETGLTQLHFKREMNNEPPTAPTREQEFLTS, from the coding sequence ATGCGCAAAATATCTCTTTTCATTGCTATGAGCTTAGATGGTTATATTGCAAAACCAAATGACGACCTTAGTTTTTTAAAACTCGTTGAAAAGGAAGGCGAGGACTATGGTTATGCAGCATTTACAAACACAATTGACACATTAATTATTGGTAGAAGAACCTATGATTATGTGCTTAAAGAAATTGGCCCATCTCATTACGACAACGGACAACGAGATGTTTATGTTATAACAAGAACTGAAAGACCGCAAGTAGGTAGAACGGTTTTCTATACAGGAAACATAACCGAGTTAGTAAAACGACTAAAGTCTGAAAAAGGGAAAAATATTTATTGTGACGGTGGTGCAGAAGTAATAAATGAGCTATTGAAACACGACTTAATAGACGAGTTTATAATATCAGTTATACCAGTTTTATTAGGAAATGGAACAAGGCTTTTTAAAGACGATAGACCTGAGCAAATACTTGAATTTATCGAAGCTAAAACATTTGAAACGGGATTGACACAACTGCATTTCAAGCGGGAAATGAACAACGAACCGCCAACAGCACCTACACGCGAGCAAGAGTTTCTTACTTCTTAA